In a genomic window of Chryseobacterium sp. G0162:
- a CDS encoding adenine phosphoribosyltransferase has protein sequence MASAELIKRLEETIENIPDFPIPGIQFKDISPIFLDPKLYEDVIADLAAFSKGKVDAVCGIESRGYLFGIAIAVALEVPFILIRKAGKLPPPIISEKYDLEYGSAIIETREGQIKPGQRVLIHDDLLATGGTTEAAAKLVEKQGATVSQFSFLIGLTGLNGDEKLKKFGAEVYHILEY, from the coding sequence ATGGCTTCAGCAGAATTAATCAAAAGACTAGAAGAAACAATTGAAAATATTCCTGACTTTCCTATTCCGGGAATTCAGTTTAAGGATATATCGCCCATTTTTTTAGATCCGAAACTTTATGAAGATGTCATTGCAGACCTTGCTGCTTTCAGTAAAGGAAAAGTAGATGCAGTATGTGGAATAGAAAGCCGTGGTTATCTTTTTGGAATTGCGATTGCTGTAGCATTAGAAGTTCCTTTTATCTTAATCAGAAAAGCTGGAAAGCTTCCCCCGCCAATCATTTCAGAAAAATATGACCTGGAATATGGAAGCGCAATTATCGAAACCCGTGAAGGACAGATAAAACCAGGACAAAGAGTACTAATCCATGATGATCTTTTAGCAACAGGAGGAACAACCGAAGCTGCTGCTAAATTAGTAGAAAAACAAGGTGCTACTGTTTCTCAATTCAGTTTCCTTATTGGTTTAACAGGTTTGAATGGCGATGAAAAACTTAAAAAGTTTGGTGCAGAAGTCTACCACATTTTAGAATATTAA
- a CDS encoding tetratricopeptide repeat protein: MAKLGKNAQNEQEGKETVEFFKDLDREALNTERFLEKYSKPLGIVFGVLVLGVLGFFGYKQFVVAPKNAEAVKSFLAAQKNLTENKNAEALGGKSAANPGFIGTSNEYSGTSIGQLSAYNAGLLKFKEGKFQEAYDLLDKFSSDNKTLMAMKYGAMADAKSGLNKNDEALSLLDKAATASDDPYTTYFFTRKAGIVALGLKKNADAKKYFSAIDEKYQDYDNGMSDSYIEMTKYY, translated from the coding sequence ATGGCAAAATTGGGAAAGAATGCTCAGAATGAGCAAGAAGGTAAAGAAACAGTTGAGTTCTTCAAAGACCTTGACAGAGAGGCCTTAAACACTGAGAGATTTCTTGAAAAATATTCAAAACCTTTAGGGATTGTATTTGGAGTTTTAGTTTTAGGAGTTTTAGGATTCTTTGGATATAAGCAATTTGTAGTTGCGCCTAAAAATGCTGAAGCTGTAAAAAGCTTCCTTGCTGCTCAGAAAAATCTTACAGAAAATAAAAACGCAGAAGCTTTAGGAGGAAAATCTGCTGCAAACCCAGGTTTCATCGGAACTTCTAATGAATATTCAGGAACAAGCATCGGACAGCTATCTGCTTACAATGCTGGTTTATTGAAATTCAAAGAGGGAAAATTCCAGGAAGCTTACGATCTTTTAGATAAATTCTCTTCTGACAACAAAACGCTAATGGCTATGAAATATGGAGCTATGGCTGATGCAAAATCAGGATTGAACAAAAACGACGAAGCTTTATCGTTATTAGACAAAGCAGCGACTGCTTCTGATGATCCTTATACTACTTATTTCTTCACAAGAAAAGCAGGTATTGTAGCATTAGGATTAAAGAAAAATGCAGATGCTAAGAAATACTTCTCTGCAATTGACGAGAAATACCAGGATTATGACAACGGAATGTCTGATTCTTACATTGAAATGACTAAATATTACTAA
- the ribH gene encoding 6,7-dimethyl-8-ribityllumazine synthase, with protein sequence MATVNLSDYKPLHITNAEDFSIGIVFSEWNDFVTYNLRDAALEILEKEGVKAENIKLFPVPGAFELSYASMQLCKERKYDAVISIGCVIRGETPHFDYVCSAVAQGIKDCNIMTDTPTIFCVLTDDTKEQSIARSGGDLGNKGVEAAVTALRMIDFKKKLSDKKGNIGFGHS encoded by the coding sequence ATGGCAACAGTTAATCTTTCCGATTACAAGCCACTTCATATAACTAATGCCGAAGATTTTTCTATCGGCATTGTTTTTTCTGAGTGGAATGATTTTGTAACATACAATCTTCGTGATGCAGCTTTAGAAATTCTTGAAAAAGAAGGTGTAAAGGCAGAAAACATTAAGCTTTTCCCTGTTCCCGGAGCTTTTGAATTAAGCTATGCAAGCATGCAGCTTTGCAAAGAAAGAAAATACGACGCTGTAATTTCTATCGGATGTGTGATTCGTGGAGAAACCCCTCACTTCGATTATGTTTGTTCTGCTGTAGCACAAGGAATCAAGGATTGTAACATCATGACCGATACCCCTACGATCTTCTGTGTACTGACAGATGATACCAAAGAGCAATCTATTGCAAGAAGCGGCGGAGACCTTGGAAACAAAGGAGTAGAAGCAGCAGTAACAGCTTTAAGAATGATTGATTTCAAAAAGAAATTATCTGATAAAAAAGGAAACATCGGTTTTGGACATTCTTAA
- a CDS encoding LTA synthase family protein, whose translation MFLKKIKPFLYLGVFYLIISLIIRTVFFFHPITTASFGFFEIIKVLFVGLINDIFVFILASSILALYFLFLSNSKYKKPYGYIIFGALVAFFLYIWLIPNNIFKQYGGSVTEVALSFVGVKTFLFGLMLFLPTQRIKIRNVLYFITLLLYVLLIIFNGVSEYFFYNEFGVRYNFIAVDYLIYTNEVIGNIMESYPVIPLFSGIMIVTLTITWFIYKKTKDELLELPDFKQKLILLGSFAVLCAISLLTLPSLMEIKSDNVFADEIEANGLPKFYWAFTHNELDYFQFYSQLNQQQAEKNFLSQFPQHTLARNIVAEQPEAKKNVVLISIESLSADFLEHYGNTQKITPFLDSLADKSMMFTNLYATGNRTVRGLEALTLCIPPTAGESIIKRNDNKNKFTTGNVFKSKGYDVKFLYGGYSYFDNMQDFFAGNGYDIVDRNNFKPEEITFANVWGVADEDMARKAIQVMNAEAKSGKPFFNHWMTVSNHRPFTYPDGRIDIPGTSKSREGGVKYTDYSLKLFFDMAKKQDWYKNTVFVIVADHCASSAGKTELPMDKYRIPAMIFSEGFIQPQKFDTLMSQIDLMPTLFGLLNFSYQSKFLGQDVFKPEFQPKAYIATYQDLGFVKDNRLTIISPVKKAKQYSLELEKSDLAPEFKLYYNEKLLKNTDQKLVDDAISAYQSTSYWLKTKQLNR comes from the coding sequence ATGTTTCTAAAAAAAATAAAACCTTTCCTATATTTAGGAGTTTTTTATCTGATTATTTCATTGATAATAAGGACAGTATTCTTTTTCCATCCTATCACCACAGCCAGTTTTGGATTTTTTGAGATTATTAAAGTACTGTTTGTAGGCCTTATCAACGATATCTTTGTTTTTATCCTCGCCAGTTCCATCCTTGCGCTCTACTTTTTATTCCTCTCCAATTCGAAATATAAAAAGCCCTATGGGTATATTATTTTTGGAGCCTTGGTAGCATTTTTCCTGTATATCTGGCTTATTCCTAATAATATTTTCAAACAATACGGAGGCTCTGTAACCGAAGTAGCGCTTTCCTTTGTAGGAGTAAAGACATTCTTATTTGGTTTAATGCTTTTCCTTCCTACTCAAAGAATTAAAATCCGTAATGTTTTATATTTTATCACATTATTACTGTATGTGCTGCTTATCATCTTCAATGGAGTAAGTGAATACTTCTTTTATAATGAATTTGGAGTACGTTACAATTTTATTGCAGTAGATTACTTAATATATACCAACGAGGTTATTGGAAATATCATGGAAAGCTACCCTGTTATTCCTTTATTTTCAGGGATAATGATTGTTACATTAACCATTACCTGGTTTATCTATAAAAAGACAAAAGATGAATTACTGGAGTTACCTGATTTTAAACAGAAACTGATCTTATTAGGGTCTTTTGCTGTACTTTGTGCCATTAGTTTACTGACTCTTCCATCATTAATGGAGATCAAATCAGACAATGTTTTTGCTGATGAAATTGAAGCAAATGGACTTCCTAAATTTTACTGGGCTTTTACCCATAATGAACTTGACTATTTCCAGTTTTATTCACAGCTTAATCAACAGCAGGCAGAAAAAAACTTCCTAAGCCAATTTCCACAACATACGTTAGCAAGAAATATTGTGGCAGAACAGCCGGAAGCAAAGAAAAATGTAGTCCTGATCTCTATCGAAAGTCTTTCCGCAGATTTCTTAGAACATTATGGCAACACTCAAAAAATTACTCCTTTCCTGGATAGTCTTGCAGATAAATCTATGATGTTTACGAATCTATATGCTACAGGAAACAGAACCGTTCGTGGATTGGAAGCTTTGACTCTTTGTATTCCTCCTACCGCAGGAGAAAGTATCATCAAAAGAAATGATAATAAAAACAAGTTCACTACGGGAAATGTATTCAAATCAAAAGGATATGATGTTAAATTCCTATACGGCGGTTACAGCTATTTTGATAATATGCAGGATTTCTTCGCAGGAAACGGATATGATATTGTAGACAGAAACAACTTTAAACCGGAAGAAATTACTTTTGCCAATGTTTGGGGGGTTGCAGATGAAGATATGGCCAGAAAAGCCATTCAGGTCATGAATGCTGAAGCGAAATCAGGAAAACCATTCTTTAACCATTGGATGACGGTTTCCAACCACAGACCTTTTACCTATCCTGATGGAAGAATTGATATTCCCGGAACTTCAAAATCCCGTGAAGGGGGTGTGAAGTACACGGATTATTCTCTAAAACTGTTTTTCGACATGGCAAAGAAACAGGATTGGTATAAGAATACAGTCTTTGTGATCGTTGCAGACCACTGCGCTTCCAGTGCCGGAAAAACGGAACTTCCAATGGATAAATACAGAATTCCTGCGATGATCTTTTCAGAAGGATTTATACAGCCTCAGAAGTTTGATACATTGATGTCGCAGATTGACCTTATGCCTACTCTTTTCGGATTGCTAAATTTCAGCTACCAATCTAAATTTTTAGGACAAGATGTTTTCAAACCGGAATTCCAGCCTAAAGCTTATATTGCTACTTACCAGGATCTTGGCTTTGTAAAAGACAATCGTTTAACCATTATTTCTCCAGTAAAGAAAGCAAAACAATATTCTCTTGAGCTGGAAAAAAGTGATTTGGCTCCAGAGTTTAAGTTGTATTATAATGAAAAGTTGTTGAAAAACACAGATCAGAAACTCGTAGATGATGCTATTTCAGCCTATCAATCAACATCTTATTGGTTGAAAACTAAACAACTTAACCGATAA
- a CDS encoding neutral zinc metallopeptidase, with amino-acid sequence MRWTDDRGGNVEDRRGSGGGGGGMIVGGGLGTLIIAAIVFFLGGDPSGILNSGSIQSSGNTGERRELSVQEKKIGEMVDMMAGWNSQTWSQIFKENGMNYTDPKIVLFESTTNSGCGTAQSAMGPFYCPADQKIYMDMEFFGELQQRFGAKVTEFTVAYVLAHEMGHHIQTLLGTTQKVDALRRSGRYSEAEMNRVSVATELQADFYAGVWAKRTDDTKKILEPGDIQSAIDAAEAVGDDNIQRRGQGYVNQESFTHGSSAQRKEWFMKGYNTGDIRQGDTFNQLLK; translated from the coding sequence ATGAGATGGACAGACGACAGAGGCGGCAACGTTGAGGATCGCCGTGGCTCCGGAGGCGGAGGTGGCGGTATGATTGTAGGTGGCGGACTCGGAACTTTAATTATAGCAGCCATTGTTTTCTTTTTGGGAGGTGACCCTTCTGGGATATTGAATTCCGGGAGCATACAATCTTCAGGAAATACAGGAGAAAGAAGAGAACTTTCTGTACAGGAAAAAAAGATCGGGGAAATGGTTGATATGATGGCCGGATGGAACTCCCAAACCTGGAGCCAGATTTTTAAAGAAAATGGAATGAACTATACTGATCCTAAAATTGTTCTTTTCGAAAGTACAACGAATTCCGGATGTGGTACAGCGCAGTCTGCCATGGGACCATTTTATTGCCCTGCTGACCAGAAAATCTATATGGACATGGAATTTTTCGGAGAACTCCAACAAAGATTTGGAGCTAAAGTCACTGAGTTTACTGTAGCCTATGTTCTTGCTCATGAGATGGGACATCATATACAAACGCTTTTAGGGACTACACAAAAAGTAGATGCCTTAAGAAGAAGCGGAAGATATTCTGAAGCTGAAATGAACAGGGTATCTGTAGCTACGGAGCTACAGGCAGATTTTTATGCCGGAGTTTGGGCTAAACGTACTGATGATACTAAAAAAATTCTGGAACCAGGAGATATTCAGTCTGCTATAGATGCTGCAGAAGCTGTAGGTGATGACAATATCCAAAGAAGAGGACAGGGATATGTCAATCAGGAAAGCTTTACCCACGGGTCATCTGCTCAGCGTAAAGAATGGTTTATGAAAGGGTATAATACCGGAGATATCAGACAAGGGGATACTTTCAATCAACTTTTAAAATAG
- a CDS encoding GLPGLI family protein has product MKKLSIIALALFIQQVSAQANRFVYQVTMKPDAENKADIKTENAYLDISQDKSVFYSENRIKRDSIMQKAFQGGGGRGSINRDQMEGLRSNINYSVEKDKANQKTYFKDRIGRDIYSYEEDRPLNWKISSETRKIGEYKVQKAEADFAGRKWTAWFTTDLPYQDGPYKFGGLPGLIVKVEDDKGDYSFDLMKNYKIAELPSLNQFGNTLKVKRSDFIKQQQKFKTDPMSFMTQGSGGISSPMRIGGGGRGQGGGNQDPAEMRKRMEERVKEEAKKNTNPIELQ; this is encoded by the coding sequence ATGAAAAAATTAAGTATTATTGCTCTGGCATTGTTTATACAACAGGTTTCTGCACAAGCCAACCGATTTGTGTATCAGGTAACGATGAAGCCGGATGCTGAAAATAAAGCAGATATAAAAACTGAAAATGCATATCTTGATATTTCTCAGGATAAATCTGTTTTTTACTCTGAAAACAGAATTAAAAGAGATTCCATTATGCAGAAAGCCTTTCAAGGCGGCGGTGGAAGAGGAAGTATTAACAGGGATCAGATGGAAGGTCTGAGGTCCAATATCAATTATTCTGTAGAAAAAGATAAAGCTAACCAAAAAACTTATTTTAAAGACAGAATAGGAAGGGATATTTATTCTTATGAAGAAGACAGACCTTTAAATTGGAAAATTTCCTCAGAAACCAGAAAAATAGGAGAGTATAAGGTTCAGAAGGCAGAAGCAGATTTTGCAGGAAGAAAATGGACTGCCTGGTTTACTACAGATCTACCCTATCAAGATGGACCTTATAAATTTGGCGGACTTCCGGGACTGATTGTAAAAGTTGAGGATGATAAAGGAGATTATTCCTTTGATCTGATGAAGAATTACAAGATTGCTGAACTTCCTTCCTTAAACCAGTTTGGAAATACCTTAAAAGTAAAAAGAAGTGATTTTATAAAACAACAGCAAAAGTTTAAAACAGATCCGATGTCTTTTATGACTCAGGGATCTGGAGGAATTTCTTCTCCAATGCGAATTGGCGGTGGTGGAAGAGGTCAAGGGGGAGGTAATCAGGATCCTGCTGAGATGAGAAAACGAATGGAAGAAAGGGTAAAAGAAGAAGCTAAGAAAAATACAAATCCAATCGAATTGCAATAA
- a CDS encoding GLPGLI family protein: MKQKLLVFCVLFSAIMSNGQTIRYVYATLVNPDSINLVSMKSERTFLDIKNNRSLFISENKLIRDSLLASFKSQVKETHKKEEKDFSKLEGRRSAEPTFFEYFIIKNVPEQKVYYYDKVVGKQIYYQEDRPVKWTVSNIVEKQNGYTVQKAEVNFGGRIWTAWFTKDIPVSDGPYKFSGLPGLIVKLEDDKGDYKFDLVQKVTINNAFEESISTEAKQSTRVNFHGDKAALELEFGKNRKIMAGNMNTGEKPADFNGGGRHGGGMNGGGMRGGGHSGGGMHRGMGNNGQDFPMSTANMSDLSFKNGIGQNQNPIELN; encoded by the coding sequence ATGAAACAAAAACTGCTGGTCTTTTGTGTATTGTTTTCGGCCATAATGTCTAATGGACAAACCATAAGATACGTATATGCAACACTGGTGAATCCAGACTCCATTAATCTGGTAAGTATGAAAAGTGAAAGAACTTTTCTGGATATTAAAAACAATAGGTCTTTGTTTATCAGTGAAAATAAATTAATACGGGATTCTCTTTTGGCTTCTTTTAAATCGCAGGTAAAAGAAACTCATAAAAAAGAAGAAAAAGATTTTTCAAAACTGGAGGGAAGAAGATCTGCTGAACCTACTTTTTTTGAATATTTTATTATTAAGAATGTTCCGGAACAAAAAGTGTACTATTATGATAAAGTAGTCGGGAAACAAATTTATTATCAGGAAGACAGACCTGTAAAATGGACTGTTTCCAATATTGTAGAAAAACAAAACGGATATACAGTGCAAAAAGCGGAGGTTAATTTTGGAGGCAGAATCTGGACTGCCTGGTTTACAAAAGATATTCCTGTTTCTGATGGACCTTATAAGTTTTCAGGATTACCGGGACTGATTGTGAAACTGGAAGACGATAAGGGAGATTATAAGTTTGATCTGGTCCAAAAAGTAACCATTAATAATGCATTTGAGGAATCAATCAGTACAGAGGCGAAGCAAAGTACAAGAGTAAATTTTCATGGAGATAAAGCGGCATTAGAATTGGAATTTGGAAAAAACCGTAAAATAATGGCCGGGAATATGAATACTGGGGAAAAGCCTGCGGATTTTAATGGAGGTGGAAGACACGGAGGCGGAATGAATGGAGGTGGCATGAGAGGTGGCGGTCATTCAGGCGGAGGAATGCACCGGGGAATGGGCAATAATGGACAGGATTTTCCGATGTCAACTGCCAATATGAGTGATCTTTCTTTTAAAAACGGGATAGGGCAGAACCAAAACCCGATTGAGTTGAATTAA
- a CDS encoding HesB/IscA family protein produces MIKVSDYAKEKAIQLMTEDGFNPAEDYIRVGVKSGGCSGLEYVLKFDNQKTDTDQIFEDNNIKIIIDKKSILYLAGTTLEYSGGLNGKGFVFNNPNASRTCGCGESFSL; encoded by the coding sequence ATGATAAAGGTATCAGACTATGCAAAGGAGAAAGCCATCCAGTTAATGACGGAAGATGGTTTTAACCCTGCTGAAGATTATATAAGAGTTGGGGTAAAAAGCGGCGGATGCTCTGGTTTAGAGTATGTTTTAAAGTTTGACAACCAAAAAACAGACACAGATCAGATTTTTGAAGATAATAACATTAAAATTATTATAGACAAAAAATCCATCCTTTATTTAGCAGGAACAACTCTTGAATATTCAGGAGGATTGAACGGAAAAGGGTTTGTTTTCAACAACCCGAACGCATCCAGAACATGTGGATGTGGAGAATCATTTAGTCTTTAG
- the sufB gene encoding Fe-S cluster assembly protein SufB produces the protein MSKYTEDDLRVDLENKKYEFGWETKIDYEDFPIGLNEDIVRAISAKKEEPEWMTEWRLESFKIWLKMVEPTWANIKYEKPDFQAIRYYAAPKAKPELESLDQVDPELLKTFEKLGINIEEQKRLSGVAVDIVIDSVSVKTTFQETLAEKGIIFCSISEAIKNHPDLVRKYLGKVVPRGDNFYAALNSAVFSDGSFCYIPKGVKCPMELSTYFRINQAGTGQFERTLVIADEGSYVSYLEGCTAPSRDENQLHAAVVELIALDNAEIKYSTVQNWYPGNEEGKGGVFNFVTKRGLCERNAKISWTQVETGSAVTWKYPSCILKGDNSIGEFYSIAVTNNHQYADTGTKMIHIGKNTKSTIISKGISAGKSQNSYRGQVKVMPSAKGARNFSQCDSLLMGNECGAHTFPYIEIKDPTAQLEHEATTSKIGEDQIFYCNQRGIDTERAIALIVNGFSKEVLNKLPMEFAIEAQKLLEISLEGSVG, from the coding sequence ATGAGTAAATATACTGAAGACGATTTAAGAGTCGATCTAGAAAATAAAAAATATGAATTCGGTTGGGAAACCAAAATTGATTATGAAGATTTCCCGATTGGTTTAAATGAGGATATCGTCCGTGCCATCTCCGCCAAAAAAGAGGAGCCGGAATGGATGACTGAATGGCGTTTGGAATCTTTCAAAATCTGGTTAAAAATGGTGGAACCTACCTGGGCCAACATCAAATATGAAAAACCTGATTTTCAAGCGATCCGTTACTACGCAGCTCCAAAAGCAAAACCTGAATTGGAAAGCCTTGATCAGGTAGATCCTGAATTATTGAAAACTTTCGAAAAGCTAGGGATTAATATTGAGGAGCAAAAAAGACTTTCAGGAGTTGCTGTAGATATTGTAATAGACTCTGTTTCTGTGAAAACAACATTCCAGGAGACCTTGGCAGAAAAAGGAATTATTTTCTGTTCTATTTCTGAGGCTATTAAAAACCATCCTGATTTAGTAAGAAAATATCTTGGAAAAGTAGTTCCTAGAGGAGATAACTTCTATGCAGCATTGAATTCCGCAGTATTCTCTGACGGAAGTTTCTGCTATATTCCTAAAGGGGTAAAATGTCCAATGGAGCTTTCCACTTACTTCCGTATCAACCAGGCAGGAACAGGACAGTTTGAAAGAACGCTTGTTATTGCTGATGAAGGAAGTTATGTTTCTTATCTTGAAGGATGTACAGCTCCGTCAAGAGATGAAAACCAGCTTCACGCAGCGGTTGTAGAATTGATTGCGTTAGACAATGCTGAAATTAAATATTCAACGGTACAGAACTGGTACCCTGGTAATGAAGAAGGAAAAGGAGGGGTATTCAACTTTGTAACGAAAAGAGGTCTTTGTGAAAGAAATGCAAAAATCTCTTGGACGCAGGTTGAAACAGGTTCTGCTGTAACATGGAAATATCCTTCTTGTATTCTGAAAGGTGACAACTCCATCGGAGAGTTCTACTCTATCGCTGTAACCAACAATCACCAATATGCAGATACAGGAACAAAAATGATCCACATTGGGAAAAATACCAAGTCAACGATCATTTCTAAAGGGATTTCTGCAGGAAAATCTCAAAACTCATACAGAGGACAGGTAAAAGTAATGCCTTCTGCAAAAGGAGCAAGAAACTTCTCTCAGTGTGACTCTTTATTGATGGGTAATGAATGTGGAGCACACACATTCCCTTATATTGAAATTAAAGATCCTACTGCACAGTTGGAACACGAAGCAACCACTTCGAAAATTGGAGAAGATCAGATTTTCTACTGTAACCAGAGAGGTATTGATACAGAAAGAGCGATTGCGTTGATCGTAAACGGATTCAGTAAAGAAGTTTTAAATAAGCTTCCAATGGAATTTGCTATTGAAGCGCAAAAACTACTTGAAATTTCACTAGAAGGATCAGTAGGATAA
- a CDS encoding GNAT family N-acetyltransferase gives MVATERLILRKPAKEDFERFFEINHDPETNIHNPGGPMSFEKAESTFTRMLDHWENHRFGSWAIVEKDNPENIIGFGGLSYRLYGEQEKLNLGYRFASQAWGKGYATEFTKKAIDFGLNEDNKEEIFAIVRPSNLASVKVLEKAGMIKIGTLNDVPGQPESLVYRIQK, from the coding sequence ATGGTAGCTACAGAAAGATTAATTTTAAGAAAACCTGCAAAAGAAGATTTTGAAAGATTCTTCGAAATTAATCATGACCCTGAAACCAATATTCATAACCCAGGCGGACCGATGAGTTTTGAAAAAGCAGAAAGTACATTTACCAGAATGCTTGATCATTGGGAAAACCATCGTTTTGGAAGCTGGGCAATTGTTGAAAAGGATAATCCTGAAAATATAATTGGTTTTGGCGGACTGAGCTACAGACTCTACGGAGAACAAGAAAAATTGAATTTAGGCTATCGTTTTGCTTCCCAGGCATGGGGGAAAGGATATGCTACAGAATTCACAAAGAAAGCTATAGATTTTGGATTGAATGAAGACAATAAAGAAGAAATATTTGCCATTGTCCGTCCCAGTAATCTAGCTTCTGTTAAAGTTTTGGAAAAGGCAGGTATGATCAAAATCGGGACTCTAAATGATGTTCCTGGTCAACCTGAAAGTTTAGTATATAGAATTCAAAAATAA
- the sufC gene encoding Fe-S cluster assembly ATPase SufC, whose product MLEIKNLHAKIEDGAEILKGINLEIKPGEVHAIMGPNGAGKSTLSSVIAGKEDYEVTGGEILFQGEDIIEDAPEDRAHKGIFLSFQYPVEIPGVSVTNFIKAALNETRKANGLEEMPAKEMLALIREKSEKLGIKKDFLSRSLNEGFSGGEKKRNEIFQMMMLNPKLAILDETDSGLDIDALRIVADGVNHFKNEGNAVLLITHYQRLLNYIQPDFVHVLANGKIIKTGDKSLALELEEKGYDWLLN is encoded by the coding sequence ATGTTAGAAATTAAAAACCTTCACGCCAAAATTGAAGATGGCGCAGAAATATTAAAAGGGATTAACCTTGAAATAAAACCAGGAGAAGTTCACGCTATTATGGGGCCAAACGGAGCTGGTAAGTCTACCCTTTCTTCTGTAATCGCAGGAAAAGAGGATTACGAAGTGACAGGTGGAGAAATCTTGTTCCAGGGAGAAGATATCATCGAAGATGCTCCGGAAGACAGAGCACACAAAGGAATCTTCCTATCTTTCCAATATCCAGTGGAAATTCCGGGAGTTTCTGTAACGAACTTCATCAAAGCTGCTTTAAACGAAACAAGAAAAGCAAATGGATTGGAAGAAATGCCGGCAAAAGAAATGCTTGCATTAATCCGTGAAAAATCTGAAAAATTAGGCATCAAAAAAGACTTCCTTTCAAGATCATTGAACGAAGGATTCTCCGGAGGGGAGAAGAAAAGAAATGAGATCTTCCAGATGATGATGCTGAACCCTAAATTGGCTATCCTTGATGAAACGGATTCAGGATTAGACATCGATGCATTAAGAATTGTAGCGGATGGGGTAAACCACTTTAAAAATGAAGGAAACGCAGTCCTTTTGATTACTCACTATCAAAGATTGCTTAACTATATTCAACCTGATTTCGTTCACGTTTTAGCTAATGGAAAAATCATCAAAACAGGTGATAAGTCTTTAGCATTAGAGCTTGAAGAAAAAGGGTACGACTGGCTTCTTAACTAA